Sequence from the Nostoc sp. PCC 7120 = FACHB-418 genome:
CAATATTGGTCATAGGTTATTTAAGCAGTTAATTTAAAACCTCACTGTCAATTTGGTAAAGCTCATACTTACCATTCTTCAGATGCAATATCTTCATTTACATCAAAATTGGAATTATTTTGTTTATGTGTGCCTATAGAAGCTAGTTCTGTACAGTTCTTACTCAATCCTAAATAATTAGTAGCTATCTCATTAGTCACAATGGAGTTATGAAAATTCTCCATCCAGTTAAATACTATCGAACGCTGAATAGTATTAAGAGGGGAGTCAGTTTCAATAAGTTGAGCATAGGGTAAACCAGTATCCTCAAGCAACTGATATAAGTCATTATATAAACCACCTAAAACTAATTCCGAACCGTTTAATTTTTTAATATCAGCTTGAAATTGACTACCTTCATAGTATCGAAATTGCTTGCCAAAGTAATAGTTTTTGATAACAACATAGTCAACTTGACTACTAAAATGGTTGTATAAATCCTGAAGATAATCTTCAACACAGTCTTTACGATGTGATATCGGGTGCAAGAAAGTAACACGATATCCGAGATGGTTAAGATTTTCTATCAGTGAAACATCTTTATCAAAAAACTTGAACTCTTGATGGTTTTGACCTGGCATATCCGTCAAAACTACATCAATATTTGGAAACATTTCTAAGTCCAGTAATAATCTATCCGAATCGCCCCTAGACAATCCCAAATGGTTTATTTCAAAACCTTTTGATTTATACATCGATAGCTTGTTACGATAACCGTGGTAGAAAACACGCGCATTGCATTTACTTTTCAAGTACAATTCCAGTAAGAGCCTAGAAACTGTGGACTTACCCACACGAGCATCACCCGATGTAATTACAAAACGCTTTCCAAACATAAAAGCCAAGCAACCTATTCAATTAAGCAGCTATATCTTCAGATGGTAAATTTGCATCTTGGTTTTTAGCTTTTTCTTTTTCTTCGTTTTCTCTAAGCTCTTTAGACTTTTCCACAACTGCTGGGTAGTAACAGTCATCTGGTTGTATATCAAAACCCAATAAATTAAATGCTGGCTTAATTTGCGTTTCAAACTCACCAAGCCAAGATTTAATTCTTGACTTAATTACAATATTTGTTTCTTTATGAGTCTGACCTTCATTAAAGGTTAAAGCATGACGGTCAAGAAAGTCATAAGATTTGTAGAATAAATCTGGCATTACAAGTTCTATCAGACCTTCTGCAAGCATATTCTGACGTAGAGAAGAGTCATTATATCGCTCAAACTTTTCTTCTTCACCATGAAATAGATTTTTGACTACAATATAATCTACTTGGTCTTTACAAAGTTCACGAAGTTTTTCTAAAACATTTATAGAGTCAAGAACTCTACTAATCACTGAAACCATTGTCACTCGACAATTAATTTCAGTTTTCAGAACTTCAAAAAATGCAAGCTCTTTGACATAACTTTCAAAGAAACCTCCAGATTGTGCAGGTAAGTCTAATAATGTGATAGGACAATCACTCTCATCTAGATTAATTAATAAATCATCAGCACCACCTCTATGAAAAATATCAATATAACGTATTATAGGGCGGTAATCTTTTTGAAAATATCTTTCTATCTGAGGATTTCTCAAGTCAGCTTCATAAGCAACACAGGGTAAATTTTTATTAATGTAAAGTTGAAATATTGCTCGTGCAAAGGTACTTTTACCCACGCCACCTTTATCACCTGTTATAATTATCAGTCGCTTTTGAGGCTTATCATTAGTATTGGAGGAAGTACTGTTTGACATGGCTGGTTGTTCTTTATTTTTTCTGGACATAATATTATTTACAAAGTAACTAAACTTTGTTGTGTTAGGTTAATGTCAATCTAAATTTTTAAGTTGTAAACAAAAATCAATAAGTTAATGAAATAAAAAAATCAGCAACTATATTGCTCAATAAAATTTTCCTAATTTATTTTGAATAAACTACTTTGAGTATGCAACCTCTCGCTCAAAAAGCCAAGCAACAAAATTCCACATTAAAACAACATTTGTTGATATGTAAATTAGTCATAAATTTTATGTCGTTTAAAGTAACTTGACTTTCAAAAAGGGCATTATGATATTTTGATCGGAAATAATCTATGAGTGAAGTACGAGCTGATTATGATGGTGCTTGGAAGGAAGGTGTAGAACAATATTTTGAAGCGTTTCTTGCATTTTTCTTTCCAGAGATTCAAGCAGAAATTGATTGGGAACGAGGCTATGATTTTCTCGATCAAGAATTGCAACAATTGATAAGAGAATCTGAAATTGGTAAACAATTTGTCGATAAACTAATCAAAGTTTGGCTAAAAGATGGAAAGGAAACTTGGTTGCTGATTCACCTGGAAATCCAAAGTCAAGTAGATACGAACTTCCCTAAACGGATGTTTTCTTACCACTACAGAATCTTTGACCGTTATAACCAAGAAGTTGTTAGCTTGGCAATTCTGGGGGATAATCAAGCAAACTGGCGACCGCAAGAATATAGTTATGGTCGTTGGGGATGTCACTTGAGTCTTCAGTTTCCCATTGTAAAACTACTGGACTATGAATCTCGTTGGTCAGAATTAGAACAAAGTGATAGTCCTTTTGCTGTACTGGTGATGGCGCACCTGCGGACACAAGCGACAACTCAAGATTTAGCAGGCCGATTGCAGTGGAAGTTGAGCTTAATTAAACGAATGTATGAGTTAGGCTATAGTAGAGACAAAATCCAGCAAATCTTCCGGTTGCTAGATAGATTAATGACTCTACCGCCAGAGTTAGACTTAAATTTCAAAGCAGAATTAGAGCGTTTTGAGGCTGAACAAGAAATGACATACATGACAAGTATAGAACGCATAGGTATAGCAGAAGCTACCCAGAAATATATTGCTCAAATCCTAACAATTCGATTTAAAGATATTCCTACTGAATTAGTAGAAAAATTAAATAAATTATATGACATTGAGTTATTGAATCAATTGTTAGAAAAAGCAGTAACTACAGGTTCAATATCTGAGTTTGAGCAACAATTAAGTCAGGAAGATACAAACACAGATAATAAAACCAGCAGATAAAACGCTTCTCTAGTCGGAGTAAAGGCAAAGTCATTTAATTACTCCAGTTGCTAGATAGATTAATGACTCTACCGCCGGAGTTAGACTTAAATTTTAAAGCCGAATTAGAGCGTTTTTAGGCTGAACAAGAAATGACATACATGACTAGCATAGAACGCATAGGCAGAGCGCAGGCTATCCAGGAGTCGATCGCTGAAGTTCTAGAAGCTAGATTTAATCAAGTTACCCTTGAATTGATTGAGCAAGTAAATAAAATTTATGAGCTTGATAAACTCAAGCAGTTGTTGAGACGGGCTAGTATTACAGAGTCAATTTCTGAGTTTGGGCAACAATTAAGTCAAGAAAATACAGATACATAGTTTTAAAGTTGCACGGAACGCTGGCCGTATAGTCATAAATTCTAACTACCAGCTAACTTTGTTTGCTTTCAAATACAAATTAATTCTCCAATCAAATCCGCTGCTCGTTCTCCATATTTTTGTTGAATAGCGTCCCTGTGCGGCAAGCAATCTTCACTTAAAAAGTCGCGGATAAATAGAGAAAAATTAAATCCTCTTTTCGAGTCCACATATTCTGCTAATTCAATATTAAACAACGATTTAAATTCATCCTCTCTTTGTTTGAGTGCTGAATATTTAGTTAAATTGTTGGCTTGGAAGATTGGTTCAACTGCTTGATTAAACAGTTTTTCCATTAAGATATCTTTCATATTTTCTTCTATATTTTTGTACCAAATTTTACTCACAAGTATAATAACTTCTGTAAAGCTGAATCACCTCTTTTTGTGCAGTTAAAATCCAAAATAACGAACATCTTACCGCCTGATGTCCCTCATCTTTCCCAAAATTTTTCGCTCTCCAACTCCAAGGAAAATGGTAAACATCCAGGATTGGCAGCCGCCCACTCGTTAGCTTCTGCAATTAAAGTTTCGTTACCCGAATCGAGGTAGAATTGCATTTTGGCACGTTGCTCTAAGCGATCGCGTTCCTGAGTGCTGAGAATATGTCTCGTGATTACGCAGTATTGGCGCACCTTAGTCCTAGCTTGGGTTAAAGCCATTAACCGTAGTTTTGTCGCTCGCTTGAGTTCCTCGATGCGGTAGGAAACATCAGCAATCTCTTCACCAACAGATGCACTCTGCCGCCCATTGTTGGCAATTTCCTGTGGTGGTTCTGGTGCAACCGCAGCAGGTATCGAAACTACACCCTGCCCATTATCTTCTGTGTTAGATAAGTTTTGATTATCAACTCTTGACGACGTGCCGAGGCTAGAAGGGTATATAAAATCCTGATGAAAACTGAATTCATTTGGGTGTAAAATGTCTGTATGAACTGAATTCTCTAATTGATTGCTGGTTTTATTTAAATTAATTTCAGCAGTATTAGAAGAATTTATGAATTCAAGATTTTCCACAGGCTGGACGACAGCTGAGTCTTGCTGAGAAACATCGGGTTGTCCAACTACCCCTGCTGACTCCAGCCCTTGGGGGGCTGTAGCAGCAGGAAGTAAACAGAAAACCTTCATATAGGGAAAATGCCCGTAATTATCGATTTTATTAGGGGTTCTAACATTTTGAATTGAAAATGAGTTTTGAAAACTATTAAGTTGCCCGTTCTCTATTGATTGATAAGGGTTTGAGCTATTTTCTGCCCAAGGGTCTAAAATATAGCGTGTGGGATGCCACAAATGTAAGTGCTTTTGTAGTGTCTCTTGAGAGATAGTTTTGTTAAAGCGGCGTTTATACTCAGCACGTATAGCTTTTGCCCGTTCAGTAGCACCTGCTGGTAATCCACTATCCCACTCTATTGCTCTTACTACTATCTGGATGCGTCGTTGGGCTTGTTGACTGCGTTCCCAGTTCTGTTGGTGGCGACGGTCAAATGGAATTACGTTATCTTTAGGTTGATCAATGCTACTAACACCTGCTATGGCTTCTGCAAATGTGTTGGTGAATGTACCCAACAGCCGTTCGGGATAACTAACGTAGGCACTGTACCATTTGTTACGAATCGTGCATTCTACCCAATGCCGTACTCTAGCTTCGATTTCATGTTTGTGTCGGCAATATTGCTTATAGCCAGGGGCGTTAATTGCGGTGGAGAGGCAAAATTCGACTAATTTATCGCCTCTTAAGTCTAGAAAGACGATTCCGTAGCCTGCAAAGATTTGTAGGAGGGTGTTTGTTTGTCCTTGTCCTGTCCAACCGATCGCAATTGTTTCTTCCCAGTTGGCACGCCACTGTGCAGCATCAGCAGACTCTTGCTTACGATATCTCTCCTGTGCAATTTGTTTTTTGGCCTTGTTTGCTACCCGTTTTAATTTGGTTAAATCTTGCCGACTGGCCGCACGATCGCAATAGTCAAGGAAGATAGAAACGGAATCGCTAATAGCTTGTAAGTCATCATCAAGTAAAAATGACCCACTACCCGGTTGCATGGGACAACGGATGGCTTTGTAGTTGGTTATTTGTTTGGCACTATATGGTTTAGTATTGGGAAAGATTTCTAGGTGTCCTTGGCGCAAGATAAAGCCTGCATTTCTCAAGGTAATCTCTAGAGCGCAGGCTAAGGCAAAGGTAGGCAGGTGAGATGCAAAGTTTAAAATCAAGTGATAGCCACCACTAAAGCTGGACTGGAGAATGACAATATCAACTATGCCAATGTCCTCTAGTGCCGCTTTGATGCGATTTATAGATTCAATGTTATGGTAGTCGCCAAAGAAGTCTAAATCGATAGTGGCGTAACGGGTTGTGTTGTCAAAGCGCAGACCTACTAATTTTGACTTATCTTGGTGCAGCTTCCACAGTTGGGAGGGTTGCAGGTAATAATCGATAGTGCGCCATGCTGGTTTTGCACCTTCTACTAAAGAAGGGGCAACTATCGCCCCAAATGGATGCCAAAAACGCTCTACGTAGCGTTTACCCACAGATTCTGAGGGTAAATGGGGTTTGATTTTCTTTTTTGAAAGCTGTGAAAGACTTAATGGGGGCTTGTTATCAACATCTGCCCCGAAATCTTCTTGGAACATGAGTGACTGTCCTGATGGTTTTCGTGCATCA
This genomic interval carries:
- a CDS encoding Rpn family recombination-promoting nuclease/putative transposase translates to MSEVRADYDGAWKEGVEQYFEAFLAFFFPEIQAEIDWERGYDFLDQELQQLIRESEIGKQFVDKLIKVWLKDGKETWLLIHLEIQSQVDTNFPKRMFSYHYRIFDRYNQEVVSLAILGDNQANWRPQEYSYGRWGCHLSLQFPIVKLLDYESRWSELEQSDSPFAVLVMAHLRTQATTQDLAGRLQWKLSLIKRMYELGYSRDKIQQIFRLLDRLMTLPPELDLNFKAELERFEAEQEMTYMTSIERIGIAEATQKYIAQILTIRFKDIPTELVEKLNKLYDIELLNQLLEKAVTTGSISEFEQQLSQEDTNTDNKTSR